In the Candidatus Electrothrix sp. GW3-4 genome, one interval contains:
- a CDS encoding type II toxin-antitoxin system VapC family toxin: MYYLDTSVLTAYYCPEPLSDKAEALIVTENMPAISWLTRLELISAVSRKIREGMAREDGQKIIRQFEQHLFKEKLYQLLEIEEHHYTMAAGWIAQFNTPLRTLDGLHLAASCTAHSTLLTADVKLAHAAEFFGIDVRLLSSTN; this comes from the coding sequence ATGTATTACCTTGATACCAGCGTGCTAACCGCATACTACTGCCCGGAACCGCTGAGCGACAAAGCAGAGGCACTCATTGTAACCGAAAATATGCCAGCAATCAGCTGGCTCACTCGTTTAGAACTGATCTCGGCTGTATCCAGAAAAATCCGAGAAGGTATGGCACGAGAGGACGGGCAAAAAATAATCCGTCAATTTGAACAGCATCTTTTCAAAGAAAAACTATATCAGCTGCTGGAGATTGAGGAGCACCACTACACAATGGCGGCTGGATGGATTGCCCAGTTCAATACACCATTACGAACACTTGACGGCTTGCACCTTGCGGCAAGCTGTACAGCCCATTCAACTCTGCTTACCGCCGATGTCAAGCTTGCTCATGCCGCTGAGTTCTTCGGCATCGACGTGCGTCTTCTTTCATCTACCAATTAA
- a CDS encoding ATP-binding protein, whose amino-acid sequence MIPGGIADKLGNRYEAKWLVRLAMEVLAGKADWLLFEGVESAFQGFEFAVGRKEITEWHQTKINSPQGNWTINALKTEKIFQAFANRLAADEHARCFFVSQDNAKDFRTLTEKAQLANSVEQYLDNLAEKQKKSFQELKDAWNPSDELVFNWLKRSRVEIIRERELDSLNESYGDLYFHQGGKSAFPNLRDLLEQHFNKKLTTEGLRNAVKEQGILQFKEWAFDPSIPQRLQEESEAYLGTYTPFGMGGETIARNQADQILDELHKHDGPELILLTGVAGSGKSGVIRSVMQHLREAEVPHLAFRVDQHLDCATREELGERLTGRKESPVSTLKGRFPAEPSVLIIDQVDAVSEVSGREGQVKEVLFRLIRDADHFGGIKIIAACRTFDFDSDARIKELQQKELTKKIEVPLLDWKSEVEPLLRKKTIETSHFSQPQRDLLCLPVNLAVFLEIDEPELAFHSRATLHEKLIEKKQRQLPKGLQWSLVQPLNSICEWMSKRQKLSAPVVVLDDFPGAADILASEGLIVSSRGQVNFFHESFFDHIYARSFLKNEQSMVEWLTATEQHLFRRTQVRQILEALRRNDDQRYVEELASLLQSESVRFHVKAAICQWLGSIDEPTEEEWQIISRCDDQDGAFPLLFRYAVLSSSAAWFDLLNRKKWIERQLAHDNQERVESIFSWLSLIAGKRPAEVATILRSWWGDDLQRAERLLRWFHLSHWTKPAKSCRPLFELCEEIIRSHPAVLFQQQHDHFLVLLLNNWANELPELGGRILQVVFDAWFVAHPGKLPFGDDEFKIIERHDSHTLAEFAEKAPSAFLAGATEFFVRCVDMVLAEGKEGRGWYELNSRTYSGDHFGSDQFLSIYRSALKKTAKQQPDETGRYLNRLAPHKHECLMHLHLETIEANPEKFSHSLPGLSRNEMVLKAGYDGARWFSFAHACKAAFPFLDLTEKQKIEQVILAYVPEIDFASHILEEIRQGENLWEWTKKSAIYRLNESRYEQWCILETIDDALLSPTAFKQLQQLRRKFPGRKVEEPNNLEAYSIGESPIKRDQCKQMSDRHWLSAIEGYDSDSRRNIDHRTGGAWGLAGELQEAAKNNPERFAKFCLQIPNSAHQAYIERILWGLTKAGAPPDDLLIQVVKFAHQRSADSFGSSIAQLLEKHPHLAADAEVLKILICSALHGKANEDEKEKQHPNNQEKITIGELIHARSSLYIQGLNGERGAAWETLNAVLWKVPESEKRIWEALEEALNKEPLVSVRCAMMKPLTPLFNTDKKRFAAAIRKLIVLPPGCSYSANHIRLSPLITHAGVHLFPYIFHWLPDVAKELAAALLESGDETKELIGAWLIFGQSFRNDEYIELAEQLAARSINHRRLLADIAADVLTWTENRRRAEKLLTDFFFDEDKQVREQASHVFGSTRIRGEEFERCGELAEQFLQSPSFPDHSFHFLRMLKEASCDVLDLVIGAAERLIAVVKEEGNLDNGLNRDFHYLDDLLKREYVSSERNAEARKRLLDLIDRMLSHNIYGVDSIVSAHDRW is encoded by the coding sequence ATGATACCGGGAGGAATAGCAGACAAGCTGGGCAACCGCTACGAAGCTAAATGGCTGGTGCGGCTTGCTATGGAAGTGCTTGCCGGTAAAGCGGATTGGTTGCTTTTTGAAGGGGTTGAGTCTGCATTCCAAGGTTTTGAATTCGCTGTCGGCAGGAAGGAAATCACCGAGTGGCACCAGACCAAGATCAACTCCCCGCAAGGTAACTGGACAATCAATGCCCTGAAAACTGAAAAAATCTTCCAAGCCTTTGCAAATCGTTTAGCAGCGGATGAACATGCCCGCTGCTTTTTTGTTTCTCAGGATAATGCCAAGGACTTCAGAACGCTGACAGAAAAAGCGCAGCTTGCCAACTCCGTTGAGCAATATCTGGATAATCTTGCTGAAAAACAGAAAAAGTCATTCCAAGAACTCAAAGATGCGTGGAATCCGTCTGATGAACTTGTTTTTAACTGGCTCAAGCGAAGCCGGGTTGAGATAATTCGAGAAAGAGAACTTGATTCCCTGAATGAATCCTACGGCGACCTGTATTTTCATCAAGGCGGCAAGAGTGCCTTCCCTAATCTGCGCGATCTTCTTGAACAACATTTCAACAAGAAACTGACCACAGAAGGTCTACGCAACGCTGTCAAAGAGCAGGGCATTCTCCAGTTTAAGGAATGGGCTTTTGATCCGTCCATTCCGCAACGTTTGCAGGAGGAGAGCGAAGCATATCTCGGCACGTACACGCCTTTCGGTATGGGCGGCGAGACAATTGCCCGAAATCAGGCCGATCAGATTCTTGATGAACTGCACAAACACGACGGCCCGGAATTGATTCTGTTGACCGGCGTTGCCGGTTCAGGGAAATCCGGTGTCATTCGCAGCGTGATGCAGCACCTGCGCGAAGCCGAAGTTCCGCATCTTGCTTTCAGGGTTGATCAACATTTGGACTGCGCCACCAGAGAAGAGCTGGGCGAACGGCTGACAGGTCGGAAAGAAAGTCCAGTCAGCACCTTGAAGGGGAGGTTTCCGGCAGAACCTTCTGTGCTGATCATAGATCAGGTGGACGCGGTCAGCGAGGTTTCCGGTCGTGAAGGGCAGGTGAAAGAGGTTCTTTTTCGCCTGATACGCGATGCCGATCATTTTGGTGGCATAAAAATTATTGCTGCGTGCAGAACCTTTGATTTTGACAGTGATGCACGAATCAAAGAGCTGCAACAAAAGGAACTAACCAAAAAGATAGAAGTTCCTCTGCTTGACTGGAAAAGCGAGGTTGAACCGCTGCTGCGGAAAAAGACAATTGAGACCTCGCATTTCAGCCAACCGCAACGTGACCTGCTTTGCCTGCCGGTCAATCTTGCCGTTTTCCTGGAGATTGACGAGCCGGAGCTTGCCTTTCATTCTCGTGCAACCCTGCATGAAAAGCTGATTGAGAAAAAACAACGCCAACTGCCCAAGGGCTTGCAATGGTCTTTGGTGCAACCCTTGAACAGCATCTGCGAATGGATGAGCAAACGGCAGAAGCTGAGTGCGCCTGTTGTTGTGCTCGACGATTTTCCCGGTGCTGCGGATATCCTCGCTTCCGAAGGCCTGATTGTTTCCTCCCGTGGGCAGGTCAACTTCTTTCATGAGAGTTTCTTTGACCACATCTATGCCCGGTCATTTTTAAAGAATGAGCAGAGCATGGTCGAATGGCTAACCGCAACGGAGCAACATCTTTTCCGCCGAACCCAAGTGCGCCAGATTTTGGAAGCGTTGCGACGGAATGATGATCAGCGGTATGTAGAAGAGCTTGCCTCGCTACTGCAAAGTGAGAGCGTCCGCTTTCATGTGAAAGCAGCCATCTGTCAATGGTTGGGTTCTATTGATGAGCCGACGGAAGAGGAATGGCAGATTATTTCCCGCTGTGATGATCAGGACGGAGCGTTTCCCCTCCTGTTCCGTTATGCGGTTTTATCCAGCTCTGCTGCGTGGTTTGATCTGCTCAACAGGAAAAAATGGATTGAGCGGCAACTTGCGCATGACAATCAGGAGCGGGTGGAAAGCATCTTTTCCTGGCTGTCGTTGATTGCCGGGAAACGACCGGCTGAAGTTGCGACAATCCTGCGCTCATGGTGGGGCGATGATCTGCAACGAGCTGAACGGCTTCTTCGGTGGTTCCATCTTTCCCACTGGACCAAACCTGCCAAATCTTGCAGGCCGTTGTTTGAGCTTTGCGAAGAAATCATCCGCTCACATCCGGCAGTTCTGTTTCAACAGCAGCATGATCATTTTCTCGTGTTGCTTCTGAATAATTGGGCAAACGAGCTGCCCGAATTAGGGGGAAGAATTCTGCAGGTTGTTTTCGATGCTTGGTTTGTAGCGCATCCGGGAAAACTGCCTTTCGGTGATGACGAATTTAAAATTATCGAACGTCATGACAGTCATACACTTGCAGAGTTTGCTGAAAAAGCACCGTCTGCATTCCTTGCAGGAGCAACAGAATTTTTTGTCCGCTGTGTGGATATGGTGCTTGCGGAAGGAAAAGAAGGAAGAGGTTGGTATGAATTGAACTCCAGAACCTATTCTGGAGATCATTTTGGATCGGATCAATTCCTCAGTATTTATCGAAGTGCTCTCAAAAAGACAGCGAAACAACAACCAGATGAGACAGGGAGATATCTTAACCGACTTGCCCCGCACAAACATGAATGCCTGATGCATTTGCATTTGGAGACGATTGAGGCCAATCCAGAAAAATTCAGCCACAGCCTGCCCGGCCTTTCCCGAAATGAAATGGTTTTAAAAGCTGGCTATGATGGCGCAAGATGGTTCTCCTTTGCCCATGCCTGTAAGGCCGCTTTCCCCTTTCTGGACTTAACGGAAAAACAAAAGATAGAGCAGGTTATTCTTGCTTATGTCCCGGAAATTGATTTCGCATCCCATATCCTTGAAGAAATCAGACAAGGAGAAAATTTATGGGAATGGACAAAGAAAAGTGCTATTTATCGGCTAAATGAATCAAGATATGAACAGTGGTGCATTCTGGAAACAATCGACGATGCTTTGCTCAGCCCGACTGCTTTCAAGCAACTTCAGCAACTCCGGCGGAAATTTCCAGGCAGGAAAGTTGAAGAACCAAATAATCTTGAGGCGTATTCAATAGGTGAATCACCTATTAAAAGAGATCAATGCAAGCAGATGAGTGACCGACATTGGTTGTCAGCGATTGAGGGTTATGACAGTGATAGCAGACGCAATATTGATCATCGTACTGGCGGCGCATGGGGACTGGCGGGAGAACTCCAAGAGGCTGCAAAAAATAACCCGGAGAGATTTGCAAAGTTCTGTCTTCAAATTCCAAATTCTGCGCATCAAGCCTATATAGAACGTATCTTATGGGGCTTGACAAAAGCGGGGGCACCGCCTGATGACCTGCTGATTCAGGTGGTCAAATTTGCCCATCAGCGTTCTGCCGATTCCTTTGGCAGCAGCATAGCTCAGTTGCTGGAAAAACATCCTCATCTTGCCGCTGATGCAGAGGTGCTGAAAATACTGATTTGCTCTGCCCTGCATGGAAAAGCCAATGAAGACGAAAAAGAAAAACAACATCCGAATAATCAGGAAAAAATTACTATTGGGGAGCTTATTCATGCGAGATCCTCTTTGTACATTCAAGGACTCAATGGAGAACGTGGAGCAGCTTGGGAAACGTTGAACGCAGTGCTCTGGAAGGTACCAGAATCTGAAAAGCGAATATGGGAAGCTCTTGAAGAGGCACTTAACAAAGAACCGTTAGTCAGCGTTCGCTGCGCTATGATGAAGCCGCTAACTCCGCTTTTCAATACAGACAAAAAACGCTTTGCCGCAGCCATACGAAAATTGATTGTTCTTCCACCGGGCTGCTCATACAGCGCAAACCATATCCGCCTTTCCCCGTTGATCACCCATGCAGGGGTTCATCTTTTCCCGTATATTTTTCACTGGCTGCCGGACGTAGCCAAAGAACTTGCAGCAGCATTGCTGGAAAGTGGAGATGAAACAAAAGAGCTGATCGGCGCATGGCTGATTTTCGGACAAAGTTTCAGAAATGACGAATACATTGAACTGGCGGAACAGCTCGCCGCCCGTAGTATCAATCACCGCAGGCTGTTGGCTGATATTGCCGCTGATGTGCTAACGTGGACGGAGAACCGAAGACGGGCAGAAAAACTGCTCACGGATTTTTTCTTTGATGAGGACAAACAGGTTCGTGAGCAGGCTTCTCATGTTTTTGGAAGCACACGCATCCGGGGTGAAGAGTTTGAAAGATGCGGCGAGTTGGCCGAACAGTTTCTCCAATCTCCCTCCTTTCCAGACCACAGTTTCCACTTTCTCCGTATGCTGAAAGAAGCTTCCTGCGATGTGCTTGATTTGGTTATTGGCGCGGCGGAACGGCTTATCGCGGTGGTCAAGGAGGAAGGAAACCTCGATAACGGCCTGAACAGAGATTTCCATTATCTGGATGACCTCCTGAAACGCGAATACGTCTCATCGGAAAGAAACGCTGAAGCGCGAAAGAGGCTACTCGACCTGATAGACAGAATGCTCTCGCATAACATATACGGCGTTGACAGCATTGTGTCTGCTCACGACCGCTGGTGA
- the lepA gene encoding translation elongation factor 4: MKNIRNFSVIAHIDHGKSTLSDRMIQLCGLVTDREFKDQLLDNMDIERERGITIKSQTICLPFKAQDGQEYALNLVDTPGHVDFSYEVSRALAACEGALLLIDAAQGIEAQTLANLYLAMENDLEIIPVINKIDLPAAEPEKVADEIEEDLGLDGEIIQKCSAKTGAGVLDILEAIVTHLPPPEGDPDKPLECMIFDANYDPYRGTVISVRIINGTIRTGDQIVFMHNKTEHKVEELGQFLLRRTPRKSLSAGQVGYIIAGVKTVSDTKPGDTITHKDRPCPAPLPGFQEVQQVVFSSIYPISTDEYEDLAAALEKLKLNDAALTFQKDTSAALGFGFRCGFLGLLHLEVVQERLEREFDIPLILTVPSVRYQITLQDDTELTVENPSHFPDPGAIARIEEPFIKATIMIPERYMGVVMNLCMERRGENTNYHYPMPGRIEFSCELPLAEVIYDFYDKLKSVTQGYGSFDYEMIDYRPSDLVKLDILVNSEKVDALSQLTHRDRSRERGLKACESLKEEIPRQMFKIAIQAAIGGNIVARTNVAALRKDVTAKCYGGDISRKRKLLEKQKAGKKRMKTVGNVDIPQSAFLSVLKSEQ; the protein is encoded by the coding sequence ATGAAAAACATACGTAACTTTAGCGTAATTGCCCATATCGACCACGGCAAGTCCACCCTCTCCGACCGGATGATCCAACTCTGCGGACTGGTCACAGATCGGGAATTTAAAGACCAGCTCCTCGACAATATGGACATCGAACGGGAACGGGGGATCACCATTAAAAGCCAGACCATCTGCCTGCCCTTTAAGGCGCAAGATGGACAAGAGTACGCCCTGAACCTGGTCGACACTCCAGGCCATGTGGATTTCAGCTACGAGGTTTCCAGGGCCTTGGCTGCCTGCGAAGGAGCCCTTCTCCTCATTGATGCGGCCCAGGGTATTGAGGCCCAGACCCTGGCCAATCTCTACCTGGCCATGGAAAACGACCTGGAGATCATCCCGGTGATCAACAAGATTGACCTGCCTGCGGCAGAGCCGGAAAAGGTGGCTGATGAGATTGAAGAGGATCTGGGCCTGGACGGCGAGATTATCCAAAAATGCTCGGCCAAGACCGGAGCGGGTGTGCTCGATATCCTGGAGGCCATTGTCACCCATCTGCCGCCGCCTGAAGGCGATCCTGACAAGCCCCTTGAATGCATGATCTTTGATGCAAACTATGACCCCTACCGGGGCACGGTCATCTCGGTGCGCATTATCAACGGCACCATCCGGACTGGCGACCAGATCGTCTTTATGCATAACAAGACCGAGCATAAAGTGGAAGAGCTGGGCCAGTTCCTCCTCCGACGCACACCGCGCAAAAGCCTGAGCGCCGGTCAGGTCGGCTATATTATTGCCGGTGTGAAAACGGTTTCCGACACAAAACCCGGTGATACCATCACCCATAAGGACAGGCCCTGCCCGGCCCCGCTGCCCGGCTTCCAGGAAGTGCAGCAAGTGGTCTTCTCCTCCATCTACCCCATTTCCACAGATGAGTACGAGGATCTGGCAGCGGCCCTGGAAAAACTCAAGCTCAACGATGCGGCCCTGACCTTTCAGAAAGACACGTCTGCCGCCCTGGGCTTCGGGTTTCGCTGCGGCTTTCTCGGCCTGCTCCATCTGGAGGTGGTCCAGGAACGCTTGGAGCGGGAATTCGACATTCCCCTGATCCTCACGGTTCCTTCGGTTCGTTATCAGATAACCCTTCAGGACGATACAGAGTTGACAGTGGAAAACCCCTCCCATTTTCCTGATCCCGGTGCTATCGCCAGGATTGAAGAGCCCTTTATCAAGGCGACCATCATGATCCCGGAACGTTACATGGGCGTGGTCATGAACCTGTGCATGGAACGGCGGGGCGAGAACACTAACTACCATTATCCCATGCCGGGCCGGATCGAGTTCTCCTGCGAGCTGCCCCTGGCCGAGGTGATCTATGATTTCTACGATAAACTGAAATCCGTGACCCAGGGCTACGGCTCCTTTGATTACGAAATGATTGATTACCGACCCAGCGATCTGGTCAAACTGGACATCTTGGTCAACAGCGAAAAGGTGGATGCGCTGTCCCAGCTCACCCATCGGGATCGTTCCCGCGAACGCGGCCTCAAGGCCTGCGAAAGCCTGAAAGAGGAAATCCCGCGCCAGATGTTCAAGATAGCGATCCAAGCGGCCATCGGTGGCAACATCGTGGCCCGAACTAATGTTGCTGCTTTGCGTAAGGATGTAACTGCGAAATGCTACGGCGGTGATATTTCTCGTAAGCGTAAGCTGCTGGAGAAGCAGAAGGCGGGCAAGAAGCGGATGAAGACCGTGGGTAATGTAGATATTCCCCAGTCTGCGTTTTTGTCGGTTTTGAAGTCGGAGCAGTAG
- a CDS encoding DegT/DnrJ/EryC1/StrS family aminotransferase has product MKVPLLDLQPQTEFFREQIIQEITEVVDSTRYILGPKVSKLEQEIAEYSGVAAAIGVSSGTDALVASLMALELQAGDQVLTTPYTFFATMGSIIRVGAVPVFADVDERTLNLDPIKVAEILEADAAGERKIKAIMPVHLFGQCADMSALMGLARQYEIPVIEDAAQAIGAEYPFVETENGGEVVWKKAGSMGLTGCFSFFPSKNLGGIGDGGMITTCDPGFAETLRCYRNHGAKPKYYHSKIGGNFRLDPIQAAVLSVKLSCLEGWHRQRRENSEQYRELFAQAGLTREQIALPEAVYSKAPAAEQHNIHIYNQFVIRTARRDALRKYLQEKDIGCEVYYPVCLHQQKCLELYGPYNALSLPVAEQASRESLALPIYPELSNEQQEYVVETIADFFRS; this is encoded by the coding sequence ATGAAGGTACCTCTTTTAGATCTGCAACCGCAGACAGAATTTTTTCGTGAGCAAATTATTCAGGAAATAACTGAGGTCGTTGATTCGACGCGTTATATCCTCGGTCCTAAGGTGAGTAAGCTGGAGCAGGAAATTGCCGAATACAGCGGCGTTGCTGCGGCGATCGGGGTCTCCAGTGGAACAGATGCCTTGGTGGCCAGTTTGATGGCCCTGGAACTGCAAGCTGGCGATCAGGTACTGACCACGCCCTACACCTTTTTTGCCACCATGGGCTCGATTATCCGGGTGGGCGCAGTGCCCGTTTTTGCCGATGTGGACGAGCGGACTCTGAATCTTGACCCGATTAAGGTCGCTGAAATTCTGGAGGCCGACGCAGCCGGAGAACGAAAGATTAAGGCGATCATGCCGGTGCATCTTTTTGGGCAATGCGCGGACATGTCAGCGCTCATGGGTCTGGCCCGTCAGTATGAGATTCCGGTTATTGAAGATGCTGCCCAGGCTATCGGGGCAGAGTACCCCTTTGTTGAAACAGAGAACGGCGGCGAGGTTGTCTGGAAAAAGGCCGGTTCTATGGGGCTTACAGGTTGTTTTTCCTTTTTCCCCTCCAAGAATCTCGGTGGGATAGGGGACGGTGGTATGATTACCACCTGTGACCCTGGTTTTGCCGAGACCTTGCGTTGCTATCGCAATCATGGGGCGAAACCGAAATACTATCACTCGAAGATCGGGGGCAATTTTCGCCTTGACCCCATCCAGGCCGCTGTACTCAGTGTGAAGTTGTCCTGTCTGGAAGGATGGCATAGGCAGCGCCGGGAGAATAGCGAGCAATATCGAGAGCTTTTTGCTCAGGCCGGATTGACCAGAGAGCAGATTGCCTTGCCGGAAGCGGTGTATAGCAAGGCGCCAGCTGCGGAACAGCATAATATTCATATCTATAACCAGTTTGTTATTCGGACAGCACGTCGCGATGCCCTGCGGAAATACTTGCAGGAAAAAGATATCGGCTGCGAGGTCTATTATCCGGTCTGTCTGCATCAACAAAAATGTCTTGAGTTATACGGTCCTTATAATGCTTTGTCGCTGCCCGTGGCAGAGCAGGCAAGCAGAGAATCCCTGGCCCTGCCGATCTATCCAGAACTGAGTAATGAGCAGCAGGAGTATGTTGTCGAGACCATAGCTGATTTTTTCCGTTCGTAG
- a CDS encoding EI24 domain-containing protein, with translation MKNTIKAFKVGHEVIWKHGQWRRLRWPIALSVLLVPLSIAGFFTLGWELSAYLQHLLFPNQTWTEFVGFVIWIALSILVAGPLYIVFRSLVLLVFTPFLDLVAEETESIMTGKPIPTGRTILSSIHRLILMLLVIVLASLLVVVAGFALSVIPVAGPALSTAVVFFFQMFLSSAAFIDPYLDRRGMTPKQALALLWSKKLEVFFFGAAGFLITMIPIIGWFIGPTYSVISGVALGVLLFEENLDPTKQIAS, from the coding sequence ATGAAAAACACCATAAAAGCCTTTAAAGTCGGCCATGAAGTTATCTGGAAGCACGGGCAATGGAGAAGACTCCGCTGGCCCATTGCCCTCTCCGTCCTCTTGGTCCCCCTTTCCATAGCAGGCTTCTTTACCCTGGGCTGGGAGCTGTCAGCCTACCTCCAACACCTCCTCTTCCCGAATCAAACCTGGACCGAGTTCGTTGGCTTTGTCATCTGGATCGCCCTGAGCATCCTGGTCGCAGGACCACTCTACATCGTCTTCCGCAGCCTTGTCCTGCTGGTCTTCACCCCTTTTCTTGATCTCGTGGCTGAAGAGACAGAATCGATCATGACCGGCAAGCCTATTCCCACCGGCCGAACCATCCTCTCCTCCATCCACCGGCTTATCTTGATGCTCTTAGTCATAGTGCTCGCTTCGCTGCTGGTGGTGGTCGCTGGCTTTGCCCTCTCGGTAATCCCGGTTGCAGGCCCGGCTCTCTCCACTGCTGTGGTCTTTTTCTTCCAGATGTTCCTGAGCAGCGCCGCCTTTATTGACCCCTACCTGGACCGACGCGGTATGACACCTAAACAGGCCCTCGCCCTGCTCTGGAGCAAAAAGCTGGAGGTCTTCTTCTTTGGCGCAGCTGGTTTCCTTATCACCATGATTCCGATCATCGGCTGGTTTATCGGCCCCACCTATTCGGTGATCAGCGGCGTTGCCCTTGGGGTGCTGCTCTTTGAGGAAAACCTGGACCCCACAAAACAGATCGCCTCCTGA
- a CDS encoding type II toxin-antitoxin system prevent-host-death family antitoxin, with protein sequence MLEVTVKEAPAKLRKLLKQVEHGQHVLLTRRGKEVACLVPPREKRRLPSLKEFRRTITVPGQGLSAAVLAARDEERY encoded by the coding sequence ATGCTTGAAGTAACTGTAAAAGAAGCTCCCGCAAAACTGAGAAAACTGCTCAAGCAGGTTGAACACGGCCAGCATGTTCTCCTGACCAGACGGGGGAAGGAAGTGGCTTGTCTGGTACCTCCCCGAGAAAAACGCCGTCTGCCGAGCTTGAAAGAATTCCGTCGGACAATTACAGTTCCGGGACAAGGACTGAGTGCCGCTGTCTTGGCGGCACGGGACGAAGAGCGATACTGA
- a CDS encoding RNA polymerase factor sigma-32, with product MSEEKKVKPFYHPLVVTSTDENLPAVSNPALHRYLQEISQYELLSREETEDLAIRFKETGDPDAAYRLVSSNLRLVVKVAMDFQKYWMQNFMDLIQEGNVGLVQATKKFDPYRGVKFSYYAAYWIRAYILKFIMDNWRLVKIGTTQAQRKLFFSLNKEKKLLEAQGFKPDVKLLAERLNVKESEVVEMDQRMDGWDVSLEAPVRNDSEDEQKSFLPHQGPGIEDIVAGHEVRDRISDVLARLDSDLNEKEKVILTARLLNDEPETLQTIADRFGISRERVRQIEANLLKKLKGIFEKEMPDVKDFISSERIVPAAGSDGT from the coding sequence ATGAGTGAGGAAAAGAAGGTCAAGCCGTTTTATCATCCTCTGGTGGTGACATCCACTGACGAAAATTTGCCAGCGGTCAGTAATCCTGCCCTGCATCGTTATCTTCAGGAGATCAGCCAGTACGAACTTTTGAGTCGGGAAGAGACCGAAGACCTGGCTATCCGTTTTAAAGAGACCGGTGATCCCGATGCCGCTTATCGGCTGGTTTCATCCAATCTGCGTCTGGTGGTGAAGGTGGCAATGGATTTCCAGAAATACTGGATGCAGAATTTCATGGATCTGATCCAGGAGGGCAACGTCGGCTTGGTGCAGGCAACTAAAAAATTTGATCCCTACCGAGGGGTGAAGTTTTCCTATTACGCTGCCTACTGGATCCGTGCTTATATCCTGAAGTTTATCATGGATAACTGGCGTCTGGTCAAAATCGGTACCACCCAGGCCCAGCGCAAGCTCTTTTTTAGTCTGAATAAAGAGAAAAAACTGCTTGAGGCCCAGGGGTTTAAGCCTGATGTGAAACTGCTGGCAGAACGGCTGAATGTCAAGGAAAGTGAAGTCGTTGAGATGGATCAGCGCATGGACGGATGGGATGTTTCTCTGGAAGCGCCAGTGCGCAATGATTCAGAAGATGAGCAGAAAAGCTTTCTTCCTCACCAAGGACCGGGAATCGAGGATATCGTGGCCGGTCATGAAGTGCGTGATCGGATATCTGATGTGCTTGCCCGTCTTGATAGTGACCTGAACGAGAAAGAAAAGGTTATTCTCACCGCTCGCCTGCTCAATGATGAACCTGAGACCCTCCAGACCATTGCTGACAGGTTCGGTATCTCACGGGAACGCGTCAGGCAGATAGAAGCAAACCTGCTCAAAAAGCTGAAAGGGATATTTGAGAAGGAGATGCCTGATGTGAAAGATTTTATCAGTTCCGAGCGAATCGTTCCCGCAGCCGGTTCCGATGGAACGTAA